In the Deinococcus carri genome, one interval contains:
- a CDS encoding glycoside hydrolase family 108 protein, which produces MSRFNDAFEIVIGHEGGYTADPRDRGNWTDGAFGQKGGTLKGTKYGVSAMSYPHLDIQHLTLEQARTIYKQNYWDRAGCDNLPGDLALCVFDTAVNSGVGRALSLLTTAKTPGDYLDARLRFLRSLPSWGTFGRGWQRRVDTLRRQAASWAATPHVDVSFPPTPTPAPTTSLYVQLRNPDGTLREDWVSVPVDSTGRVLVGSDRKPRAYYVTAALAATKGLA; this is translated from the coding sequence ATGAGCCGATTCAACGACGCCTTTGAAATCGTTATCGGGCACGAGGGGGGTTACACCGCCGATCCGCGCGACCGCGGCAACTGGACGGACGGGGCCTTCGGGCAGAAGGGAGGCACGCTGAAGGGCACCAAGTACGGCGTGTCCGCCATGAGCTACCCCCACCTGGACATCCAGCACCTCACGTTGGAGCAGGCCCGTACCATCTACAAGCAGAACTACTGGGACCGCGCCGGCTGCGACAACCTTCCCGGCGACCTGGCGCTGTGCGTGTTCGACACAGCCGTCAACAGCGGGGTGGGTCGGGCGCTAAGCCTGCTCACCACGGCCAAGACGCCGGGCGACTACCTCGACGCCCGGCTGCGCTTCCTCCGGAGCCTCCCGTCCTGGGGCACCTTCGGGCGCGGCTGGCAGCGCCGGGTGGACACGCTGCGCCGTCAGGCCGCGAGCTGGGCAGCCACGCCCCATGTGGACGTGAGCTTCCCGCCCACGCCGACCCCCGCGCCCACCACCTCCCTCTACGTCCAGCTCCGCAACCCGGACGGCACGCTGCGCGAGGACTGGGTGAGCGTGCCGGTGGACAGCACGGGGCGCGTGCTGGTCGGGAGTGACCGCAAGCCCCGCGCCTATTACGTCACGGCGGCCCTGGCCGCCACGAAAGGACTTGCCTGA
- a CDS encoding XkdW family protein, with product MIALILRHLYPAADPLRDYTVADDGTGPRITAWHLPTPQPTPAELAAALPAAQAAAQARADLTEAQAMLDERYRLYTRAVASGNTQDAADIQAEIQDILTYIQEVRNAAGAA from the coding sequence GTGATTGCCCTCATCCTGCGACACCTCTATCCCGCCGCCGACCCTCTGCGCGACTACACCGTTGCCGACGACGGCACCGGTCCCCGCATCACCGCCTGGCACCTCCCCACCCCCCAGCCCACCCCTGCCGAGCTGGCAGCCGCTCTCCCCGCCGCACAGGCCGCTGCCCAGGCTCGTGCTGACCTGACCGAGGCGCAAGCCATGCTGGACGAGCGCTACCGGCTGTACACGCGGGCGGTGGCAAGCGGAAACACGCAGGACGCCGCCGACATTCAGGCCGAGATTCAGGACATCCTGACCTACATCCAGGAGGTGCGAAATGCCGCTGGTGCTGCCTAA
- a CDS encoding phage tail tape measure protein has translation MTQVGHARFDVTADTAPTLKALRDLATQSQKLLGSVALTPKMDRAAAVAELKKATQSLRASVALNVKPLTQADLDKALGKLTGSKQVTVDLKGDAKAKLDEIKQQLTDLRTTSASVLTVDTSAVKAVITLLNKQIADLNALETRLRSLATGRSGGGGTGGQGGGSPGAGSSPYAGQLRALNADLKAGTLGTTQYEQAVRNLQAAIQGEITSLRSLGPLTVDQQRKLDSLRAAAGQAATALKGVTPAAGDGIGRLARELQVAQSQYERGATSLRTYLREMQRIQTAGQGMASGLQVGSREAQALERVMKGLSGATAKINDQSIVRLRSDLAGARAEFERATAAAGRFNFLEQRQATQQYEAALRGLETRIRAVGERSTTTQGQLRSLNQLSAQLGSQRNALNGMFTQVGLAGNVVNALKSLPQFAAQMGGSLGAAFVSTQQLTGGLSALAGAAGPVGLALGGVAAAVVTLTAGLSGTVGVAAQFQQTMVDIKALTQPTAAELGQLRQAAMDIGTPLGVGARDAATAILELNKAGLSAKDAIGGGLAGALTLAGAAGISAADGSRLAVAAMTAFGQQAKDLPQIADVFASFANRTFLSAEDLSQAIAAVGPVAKDAGLSLSQFAGYMASLAQGGFKNMSDAGTSLKTLLTSLQAPSDTAAGALAKLKVSFYDAAGASRPLGEVLEELRQKLASMSDQDRNNAIQKIFGSDAGRAARVFFGTTNAAIEENIRAMGLQGEAARVARERLESYAGQVKILKATWEQFVVAVGERLLPTLTSIVQGLTGFLNEVKRGGPIIGELRGYVLALAGALLILKANALGAAASSGWGALAVTGGKLAQLIPTLVSGLTSVAGAQALLNTAIAAGPGIIAAAVAGLAIYANKIMGDTARAYDQVDQGNQQSFNALMARVRALMAENTELSRAKAKYLLLVQQISDAQQGEYKGTKWTGERIYGPPDEARIKKLQADLAAARQNITLLTTEGERHAAASRTQQQQVQTALKLTDDQLKKQASTVKDLRAELAKPVKVFGGTEFQNQLDQLAEKYRQLREKLRQDVLDPKQRNELSRQLTARQGQEATQVRREYGSRAGEAAATAERQAQQARVNAMAEGSARIRAQAVLDIQVVRDDAKKQAAAWADFPKEKARILSAGEAQVRQIQAEANRRALEADRKAAEDRRREAQRQQREAAQRLREAQAVEKMGRQFYNLNQDFGLKVSKGSVSAASLQNYQQAVAGLRAEIEKLPQGQQDRFKPLFGQAGQLDRQGQALVKLGDQIAEVRGRVQQMTVAELEAARARWAGVPAAQALVKAIDSRLPVQRAAEYKAGLESLRSALAGMTDAELQSRLAAEQGSDQQGKRLKLIREEIEARRKLRDVTLRQGRLELQKGDAEAVVENYEARKAAAQGNATELLRIEQELGSEVLAARQRLAQVAAEQEIIQIQERYRTQIQAARKLGQDTTVLEGQQATAIQQVRDRRDALQLANRLASDKVLLDQARDTTAELVRLANERLDRVDAVERQRDEGTVGRYQLDVDRAGEDLPARLRAEQQWEGQVRTSRQDTATLSAQADIRAQTEKYRVLIEKAQDDVGEQQRLQTELTDWIIDRNQALGTELERIAFETAQARVRAEQALKDALLRIDRELRDGLNQRAQSDADRRKGQAESDLQNDLRAAGDNEEAKLGILRRAEVARIALSNQSINARMASERDAENRRFEDLRQQAVKDGTWASRREQLERDHQARLTEITTQGEYDKGQEIRRIRQETEDQDQRTQEQRAQDEVKRITKGLNDMTLAQRQAARSSLEGWLKSFRDMGFAGKAAAKVIKDALDQVADADTSARQRAVDLADKLFSKDAGGRFQSPEAVARSLSDHTGKIGKPDSIADAEAKGREGYVGEIESLKKGISDAQAVIDELGKVPVEQLDAQQALALRMAQQYLPIFQAQLGRTEQAATEAGQKAGKAFVDGLAAELVKAQDSAAEAGLQLAEANLKLAQSKGLPGTAEYNAALRAYRDYWQGRVTVLQGGLAAAQQAEEAARATLAGASTPEARAAAQTALTAAMANTAAVQGQLTQATTNYVNGQQRVLDSTKTSTAGLDALAEAQRGLDGVLGRSAISYQSEIQNLKELIEKYPEQAEALGRIRAEYERIQRIRAAGIATPESLKLDFQMGFGGGAQSLQNSVSGVAKGFGQLMNPLQLFSAILDKINPAGMILEGMFSVLEEPIKALQEPFKVIGTLVGSVLAPVLELIAPILTAVADLFVVLYDAIAAFVKAITFGVVNIDRRTPSDKKKEADKDPAQSARELADLEGENDLEELEQRHRQRLLSDRNYEEEKYKLTVARLRRERDAELAAAEGDAKKIAAINRKYVLLEEKERLDMLDRLTEAYRNIGETLMGSITGSVKDGLVNALNAGNFGLFRSTLRKNLREAMFEAVVSAAIETAAIKALLQPAIDALTAALQTPGTADDDAAIAGLLKAGDKVEGRVRQIYKALRPLRDAWGITGDSEQTQTMEVVGNVSAPEVRVSLDMLSYLADTIQKDVPSWRDAIVAHTAALRNQAAGVGATPVLRDDVAAELGRNVALAAARLDAQRAAPAPALPRFSTATDAFGLHEQAYQASVAQFGGHVDRFGGHVTAWGQSSARHIAAMDAHTRALAGTTGGFNPKR, from the coding sequence ATGACCCAGGTCGGGCACGCCCGCTTCGATGTCACCGCCGACACCGCCCCCACCCTCAAGGCCCTACGTGACCTCGCCACCCAGTCCCAGAAGCTGCTGGGGAGCGTCGCCCTCACGCCAAAGATGGACCGGGCGGCGGCTGTTGCCGAGTTGAAGAAAGCCACCCAGAGCCTCCGGGCAAGCGTGGCGCTCAACGTGAAGCCCCTCACCCAGGCCGACCTGGACAAGGCTCTCGGAAAATTGACCGGTAGCAAGCAGGTCACGGTAGACCTGAAGGGTGACGCGAAGGCGAAGCTCGACGAGATCAAACAGCAACTGACCGACCTGCGCACCACGTCAGCCAGCGTCCTCACGGTGGACACCAGTGCAGTCAAGGCCGTCATCACCCTGCTGAACAAGCAGATTGCCGACCTGAACGCGCTGGAAACCCGCCTACGGTCCCTCGCCACAGGTAGAAGCGGCGGGGGCGGCACGGGTGGACAGGGCGGCGGCAGCCCCGGTGCGGGGAGCAGTCCCTACGCGGGGCAACTTCGCGCCCTGAATGCCGACCTGAAGGCGGGGACGCTCGGCACCACCCAGTACGAGCAGGCCGTGCGGAACCTCCAGGCGGCCATCCAGGGGGAGATCACCAGCCTCCGCTCTCTCGGCCCCCTGACGGTGGACCAGCAGCGCAAGCTGGATAGCCTGCGGGCCGCTGCCGGGCAGGCTGCCACTGCCCTGAAGGGCGTCACCCCCGCCGCCGGGGACGGTATAGGCAGGCTCGCCCGCGAGTTGCAGGTCGCCCAGTCCCAGTACGAACGCGGCGCTACCAGCCTCCGCACCTACCTGCGGGAGATGCAGCGTATCCAGACCGCTGGGCAGGGCATGGCGTCCGGGCTGCAAGTGGGAAGCCGCGAGGCCCAGGCCCTCGAACGGGTGATGAAGGGCCTGTCGGGCGCGACGGCCAAGATCAACGACCAGAGCATCGTCCGCCTGCGCTCTGACCTTGCTGGAGCACGCGCTGAGTTTGAGCGCGCGACCGCCGCCGCGGGCAGGTTCAACTTCCTGGAGCAGCGCCAGGCCACCCAGCAGTACGAGGCGGCCTTGCGCGGCCTGGAAACCCGCATCCGCGCCGTCGGCGAGCGCAGCACTACGACCCAGGGACAGCTCCGCTCCCTGAACCAGCTTTCGGCGCAGCTCGGCAGCCAGCGGAACGCCCTGAACGGGATGTTCACGCAGGTCGGGCTGGCGGGCAACGTCGTCAACGCCCTGAAGTCCCTGCCCCAGTTCGCGGCCCAAATGGGCGGGAGTCTCGGGGCGGCCTTCGTCTCCACCCAGCAGCTCACCGGGGGCCTCTCGGCCCTGGCCGGGGCGGCGGGGCCGGTGGGCCTGGCGTTGGGTGGGGTGGCGGCCGCCGTGGTGACCCTCACCGCAGGGTTGTCGGGCACGGTCGGCGTCGCCGCGCAGTTCCAGCAGACCATGGTGGATATCAAGGCCCTGACCCAGCCGACGGCGGCTGAGCTGGGCCAGTTGCGCCAGGCCGCGATGGACATCGGCACCCCGCTGGGGGTCGGGGCGCGCGACGCCGCGACGGCCATCCTTGAACTGAACAAGGCCGGTCTGAGCGCGAAGGACGCCATTGGCGGGGGGCTGGCCGGTGCCCTGACCCTCGCGGGGGCGGCGGGCATCTCGGCGGCAGACGGCAGCCGCCTCGCGGTCGCCGCCATGACCGCCTTCGGGCAGCAGGCCAAGGACCTGCCCCAGATCGCGGACGTTTTCGCCTCATTCGCCAACCGTACTTTTCTGTCGGCCGAGGACCTCTCCCAAGCCATTGCGGCCGTGGGGCCGGTCGCCAAGGACGCGGGCCTCAGCCTGAGCCAGTTCGCGGGCTACATGGCCTCGCTGGCCCAGGGCGGCTTCAAAAATATGAGCGACGCGGGCACGTCGCTCAAGACGCTGCTCACGTCGCTGCAAGCGCCCTCGGACACCGCGGCAGGCGCGCTCGCCAAACTGAAGGTCAGCTTCTACGACGCCGCCGGTGCCTCCCGCCCGCTGGGCGAGGTGCTGGAAGAGCTGCGCCAGAAGTTGGCGTCCATGTCGGACCAGGATCGCAACAACGCGATCCAGAAAATCTTCGGTTCCGACGCCGGACGCGCTGCCCGCGTGTTCTTCGGCACCACCAACGCCGCCATCGAGGAGAACATCAGGGCGATGGGCCTCCAGGGCGAGGCGGCCCGGGTGGCACGCGAGCGACTGGAAAGCTACGCGGGTCAGGTCAAGATTCTCAAGGCCACCTGGGAACAGTTCGTCGTCGCCGTCGGTGAGCGGCTGCTGCCCACCCTGACCAGCATCGTGCAGGGCCTGACCGGGTTCCTGAACGAGGTCAAGCGGGGCGGGCCGATTATCGGGGAACTGCGGGGCTACGTGCTGGCTCTGGCCGGTGCCCTCCTCATCCTGAAGGCCAATGCCCTTGGGGCCGCGGCCTCCTCCGGCTGGGGGGCACTGGCGGTGACCGGGGGAAAGCTGGCGCAGCTTATTCCCACCCTCGTTTCCGGCCTGACCAGTGTGGCAGGCGCGCAGGCTCTCCTGAACACCGCCATCGCGGCCGGCCCCGGCATCATCGCGGCGGCGGTTGCTGGCCTCGCCATCTACGCCAACAAGATCATGGGCGACACTGCCCGCGCCTATGACCAGGTGGACCAGGGCAACCAGCAGAGCTTCAACGCCCTGATGGCACGGGTGCGAGCGCTGATGGCCGAGAACACCGAGCTGTCCCGCGCCAAGGCGAAGTACCTGCTGCTGGTCCAGCAGATTTCCGACGCGCAGCAGGGCGAATACAAGGGCACGAAGTGGACCGGCGAGCGCATCTACGGTCCCCCCGACGAGGCGCGCATCAAGAAGCTCCAGGCCGACCTCGCTGCTGCCCGGCAGAACATCACCCTGCTGACCACCGAAGGCGAACGCCATGCCGCCGCTTCCAGAACCCAGCAGCAGCAGGTTCAAACCGCCCTGAAGTTGACCGACGACCAGCTTAAAAAGCAGGCCTCCACCGTGAAAGACCTGCGCGCCGAACTGGCCAAGCCGGTCAAGGTTTTCGGGGGGACCGAGTTCCAGAACCAACTGGATCAGCTGGCAGAGAAGTACCGCCAACTGCGCGAGAAGCTGCGCCAGGACGTTCTCGACCCGAAGCAGCGCAACGAGTTGAGCCGCCAGCTCACCGCGCGCCAGGGGCAGGAAGCCACTCAGGTCCGGCGTGAATATGGAAGCCGCGCCGGAGAGGCCGCGGCCACCGCCGAGCGCCAGGCCCAGCAGGCCCGCGTGAACGCGATGGCTGAGGGGTCCGCGAGGATTCGTGCCCAGGCCGTGCTGGACATTCAGGTCGTCCGGGACGATGCCAAGAAGCAGGCGGCGGCGTGGGCCGATTTCCCGAAAGAGAAGGCACGCATCCTCTCGGCGGGCGAGGCGCAGGTCCGCCAGATCCAGGCCGAAGCCAACCGCCGCGCCCTCGAAGCCGACCGCAAGGCGGCTGAGGACCGGCGGCGCGAGGCGCAGCGCCAGCAGCGCGAGGCGGCGCAGCGTCTGCGTGAAGCCCAGGCTGTCGAGAAGATGGGTCGCCAGTTCTACAACCTGAACCAGGACTTCGGCCTGAAGGTCTCAAAGGGCAGCGTCAGCGCGGCAAGTCTCCAGAACTACCAGCAGGCCGTGGCCGGTCTCCGCGCCGAAATCGAGAAGCTGCCCCAGGGCCAGCAGGACCGCTTCAAGCCGCTCTTCGGCCAGGCTGGGCAGCTCGACCGGCAGGGCCAGGCCCTCGTGAAGCTGGGCGACCAGATTGCCGAGGTGCGGGGGCGCGTCCAGCAGATGACCGTCGCAGAACTGGAAGCCGCGCGTGCCCGCTGGGCCGGGGTCCCCGCCGCCCAGGCACTGGTCAAAGCCATCGACTCCCGCCTGCCGGTTCAGCGGGCCGCCGAGTACAAGGCTGGGCTGGAGAGCCTGCGAAGCGCCCTCGCCGGCATGACGGATGCCGAACTGCAAAGCCGCCTGGCCGCCGAGCAGGGCAGCGACCAGCAGGGCAAGCGCCTCAAGCTCATCCGGGAGGAGATTGAAGCCCGCCGCAAGCTGCGTGACGTCACCCTCCGGCAGGGTCGCCTGGAACTCCAGAAGGGCGATGCCGAAGCAGTCGTCGAGAACTACGAGGCGCGGAAGGCCGCGGCCCAGGGCAACGCCACCGAACTCCTCCGCATCGAGCAGGAACTCGGCAGCGAGGTGCTGGCGGCGCGCCAACGCCTCGCGCAGGTGGCCGCCGAGCAGGAAATCATCCAGATTCAGGAGCGGTACCGCACCCAGATTCAGGCGGCCCGCAAGCTCGGTCAGGACACTACCGTGCTGGAAGGCCAGCAGGCCACGGCCATCCAGCAGGTGCGTGACCGCCGGGACGCGCTGCAACTGGCGAACAGGCTCGCCTCCGACAAGGTCCTTCTGGACCAGGCCCGCGACACCACCGCCGAACTGGTGCGCCTCGCCAACGAGCGTCTGGACCGGGTGGACGCGGTCGAGCGCCAGCGCGACGAGGGGACGGTCGGGCGCTACCAGCTCGACGTGGACCGCGCCGGGGAGGACCTTCCCGCCCGCCTGCGCGCCGAGCAGCAGTGGGAGGGACAGGTCCGCACCAGCCGCCAGGACACGGCGACCCTCTCCGCCCAGGCCGATATTCGCGCCCAGACGGAGAAATACCGTGTCCTCATCGAAAAGGCCCAGGACGACGTGGGCGAGCAGCAGCGCCTCCAGACCGAGCTGACCGACTGGATCATCGACCGCAACCAGGCCCTGGGCACCGAGCTGGAGCGCATCGCCTTCGAGACGGCCCAGGCACGGGTGCGCGCCGAGCAGGCGCTGAAGGACGCCCTCCTGCGGATTGACCGCGAGCTGCGCGATGGCCTGAACCAGCGCGCGCAGAGCGACGCCGACCGCAGGAAGGGGCAGGCCGAGTCTGACTTGCAGAACGACCTGCGCGCGGCAGGCGATAACGAAGAGGCGAAGCTGGGCATCTTGCGCCGCGCAGAGGTCGCCCGCATCGCCCTCTCGAACCAGAGCATCAACGCCCGCATGGCGTCCGAGCGTGACGCCGAGAACCGCCGCTTCGAGGACCTGCGGCAGCAGGCCGTCAAAGACGGCACCTGGGCCAGCCGCCGCGAGCAGCTCGAACGCGACCACCAGGCCCGCCTCACCGAAATCACCACCCAGGGCGAGTACGACAAGGGGCAGGAGATTCGGCGCATCCGCCAGGAAACGGAGGACCAGGACCAGCGAACCCAGGAACAACGTGCCCAGGACGAGGTGAAGCGCATCACCAAGGGCCTGAACGACATGACCCTGGCCCAGCGGCAGGCGGCCCGCTCCAGCCTAGAAGGTTGGCTGAAGAGCTTCCGCGATATGGGCTTCGCGGGGAAGGCCGCGGCGAAGGTCATCAAAGACGCCCTCGACCAGGTGGCCGACGCGGACACCTCGGCCCGGCAGCGCGCGGTGGACCTCGCGGACAAGCTGTTTTCGAAGGATGCCGGGGGCCGCTTCCAATCGCCCGAAGCAGTGGCGCGCTCCCTCTCCGACCACACCGGCAAAATCGGGAAACCTGACAGCATCGCGGATGCAGAGGCCAAGGGGCGCGAGGGCTATGTGGGCGAGATCGAGAGCCTGAAGAAAGGGATTTCCGACGCCCAGGCCGTCATTGACGAACTGGGCAAGGTCCCCGTCGAGCAGCTCGACGCGCAGCAGGCGCTGGCACTGCGGATGGCCCAGCAGTACCTGCCCATCTTCCAGGCCCAGCTTGGCCGCACCGAACAGGCGGCGACCGAGGCGGGGCAGAAGGCGGGCAAGGCCTTCGTGGACGGTCTGGCGGCTGAACTGGTCAAGGCCCAGGACTCGGCCGCCGAAGCAGGCCTGCAACTCGCGGAGGCGAACCTGAAGCTGGCCCAGTCCAAGGGGCTGCCGGGCACCGCCGAGTACAACGCGGCCCTGCGCGCGTACCGCGACTACTGGCAGGGACGGGTCACGGTGCTGCAAGGGGGCCTCGCGGCCGCTCAGCAGGCCGAGGAGGCCGCCCGAGCAACGCTGGCGGGGGCAAGTACCCCTGAGGCTCGCGCAGCAGCCCAGACGGCCCTGACAGCAGCGATGGCGAACACCGCCGCCGTGCAGGGGCAACTGACCCAGGCCACCACGAACTACGTGAATGGTCAGCAGCGGGTGCTCGACAGCACCAAGACCAGCACGGCCGGTCTGGATGCGCTGGCGGAAGCACAGCGCGGGCTGGACGGGGTGCTGGGCCGCTCGGCCATCTCGTACCAGTCGGAGATTCAGAACCTCAAGGAACTGATCGAGAAGTACCCCGAGCAGGCCGAGGCCCTGGGCCGTATCCGCGCCGAGTACGAACGGATTCAGCGGATTCGGGCCGCAGGCATCGCCACCCCCGAGAGCCTGAAGCTGGACTTCCAGATGGGCTTTGGTGGGGGCGCACAGTCCCTCCAGAACAGCGTCAGCGGCGTCGCCAAGGGGTTCGGGCAACTGATGAATCCCCTGCAACTCTTCTCGGCCATCCTCGACAAGATCAATCCGGCCGGGATGATCCTGGAAGGGATGTTCTCCGTGCTGGAGGAACCCATCAAGGCCCTCCAGGAACCCTTCAAGGTCATCGGCACGCTGGTCGGTTCGGTGCTGGCCCCCGTGCTGGAGCTGATTGCGCCCATCCTGACGGCCGTCGCCGACCTGTTCGTGGTGCTGTACGACGCGATTGCGGCGTTCGTCAAAGCCATCACGTTCGGGGTGGTCAACATCGACCGCCGCACGCCCAGCGACAAGAAAAAAGAGGCCGACAAGGACCCCGCGCAGTCGGCGCGCGAGCTGGCCGACCTCGAAGGCGAGAACGACCTGGAAGAGCTGGAGCAGCGCCACCGCCAGCGCCTGCTCAGCGACCGCAACTACGAGGAGGAAAAGTACAAGCTCACCGTCGCCCGCCTGCGCCGCGAGCGCGACGCCGAACTCGCCGCCGCCGAGGGGGACGCCAAGAAAATCGCGGCCATCAACCGCAAGTACGTCCTGCTCGAAGAAAAAGAGCGGCTGGACATGCTCGACCGGCTGACCGAGGCCTACCGCAACATCGGGGAAACCCTGATGGGCAGCATCACCGGCAGCGTGAAGGACGGGCTGGTGAATGCCCTGAATGCGGGCAATTTCGGCCTCTTCCGGTCCACCCTGCGGAAGAACCTGCGGGAAGCCATGTTCGAGGCCGTGGTGTCCGCGGCCATCGAGACGGCCGCCATCAAGGCCCTGCTGCAACCCGCCATCGACGCCCTGACGGCGGCGCTGCAAACGCCGGGCACCGCCGACGACGACGCGGCCATCGCCGGGCTGCTGAAGGCCGGAGACAAGGTCGAGGGCAGGGTCCGCCAGATTTACAAAGCGCTGCGGCCCCTGCGCGACGCCTGGGGCATCACGGGCGACTCGGAGCAGACCCAGACGATGGAGGTGGTGGGCAACGTCAGCGCGCCGGAGGTGCGCGTGTCGCTCGACATGCTGTCCTACCTGGCCGACACCATCCAGAAGGACGTGCCCTCGTGGCGGGACGCCATCGTCGCCCACACCGCGGCGTTGCGGAACCAGGCGGCGGGGGTGGGAGCCACCCCAGTCCTGCGGGACGACGTGGCAGCGGAGCTGGGGCGCAATGTCGCCCTCGCTGCCGCGCGTCTGGATGCCCAGCGCGCGGCTCCTGCCCCCGCTCTCCCCAGGTTCAGCACGGCCACGGACGCCTTCGGGCTGCACGAGCAGGCCTACCAGGCCAGCGTCGCGCAGTTCGGCGGCCACGTGGACCGCTTCGGCGGGCACGTCACGGCCTGGGGGCAGTCCAGCGCCCGGCACATCGCCGCGATGGACGCCCACACCCGCGCGCTGGCCGGCACGACCGGCGGCTTCAACCCCAAACGCTAG
- a CDS encoding SH3 domain-containing protein, whose amino-acid sequence MRITNTNVNLRASGVSGARILKVIPKNTLVEVYTCGPKWCKVKTQQRVGWLVGSALSRY is encoded by the coding sequence ATGAGAATCACGAACACGAACGTCAATCTGCGGGCCAGTGGGGTCAGTGGGGCACGTATCCTCAAGGTCATTCCTAAGAACACGCTCGTCGAGGTCTACACCTGCGGTCCCAAGTGGTGCAAGGTGAAGACGCAACAACGGGTCGGCTGGCTCGTCGGCTCGGCGCTCAGCAGGTACTGA
- a CDS encoding PPC domain-containing protein has product MADLQVVGQVAGGESATVRLTVALIDDWRDERGLLPPPVYELVSVNGAGWTAAEGGPGTVLGSSTPGIAPRATVTYVLERAGRPPFARSVRRRVYANTDAEGVWDFTVPDAQQPAWAGGMAPAPTVNVLPGQGPRGERGASFLNGAGRPPAGLGLDGDAYLDTTTFDLWGRAGGAWTLLGNLRGGQGARGPEGPKGKDGQGFPKPTAQQVGYVALADGSQPSGFSWYPAAKLSLRLRDLLDVDLTDLQDGQTLVWSAAARKWKPGTAAAGSGPVEPAEALSNGVPVTVSGGPEGSVALYTADIPIGTAELRVSTRGGSGDVDMYVRSSAPPEFPQPWRPVADARSEQAGTAETVIIPDPQAGVWYVALYSYGYSDVTLTATWGEGGNAGGEPFEVSPDAEGYETITNADAATDADGYQTIPDATATADSEGYETVERSS; this is encoded by the coding sequence GTGGCGGACTTGCAGGTGGTGGGCCAGGTGGCCGGGGGCGAGAGCGCGACCGTGCGCCTCACGGTGGCCCTGATTGACGACTGGCGGGACGAGCGCGGCCTGCTGCCGCCGCCCGTCTACGAGCTGGTGAGTGTGAACGGGGCGGGGTGGACGGCGGCCGAGGGCGGCCCCGGCACCGTGCTGGGGTCGAGCACGCCGGGCATCGCGCCCCGCGCGACGGTGACGTATGTGCTGGAGCGCGCCGGACGCCCGCCCTTCGCGCGCAGCGTGCGCCGCCGGGTGTACGCCAACACGGACGCCGAGGGAGTCTGGGACTTCACGGTCCCGGACGCGCAGCAGCCCGCCTGGGCGGGGGGCATGGCCCCGGCCCCGACCGTGAACGTGCTGCCCGGACAGGGACCGCGCGGCGAGCGCGGGGCGAGCTTCCTGAACGGTGCGGGGCGGCCGCCCGCAGGCCTGGGCCTGGACGGGGACGCGTACCTCGACACGACCACCTTCGACCTGTGGGGCCGGGCCGGTGGGGCGTGGACGCTGCTGGGCAACCTGCGGGGCGGCCAGGGGGCGCGGGGACCGGAGGGGCCGAAGGGCAAGGACGGCCAAGGGTTCCCGAAGCCGACAGCGCAGCAGGTGGGGTACGTCGCGCTGGCGGACGGCAGCCAGCCGTCGGGCTTCAGCTGGTACCCAGCGGCGAAGTTGAGCCTCCGGCTGCGCGACCTGCTCGACGTGGACCTGACGGACCTCCAGGACGGGCAGACGCTGGTCTGGAGTGCGGCCGCCCGCAAGTGGAAGCCGGGGACGGCCGCAGCGGGCAGCGGGCCGGTGGAGCCAGCAGAGGCGCTGTCCAACGGCGTCCCAGTGACAGTTTCAGGCGGCCCAGAAGGCAGTGTGGCGCTCTACACAGCAGACATCCCCATCGGCACGGCGGAACTGCGCGTCAGCACCAGGGGCGGCAGTGGGGATGTGGATATGTACGTCAGGTCCAGCGCGCCGCCCGAGTTCCCGCAGCCGTGGAGACCCGTGGCCGATGCCCGGAGCGAGCAGGCTGGTACAGCCGAGACGGTCATCATCCCCGACCCCCAGGCGGGCGTGTGGTACGTCGCCCTGTACAGCTACGGGTACAGCGACGTGACCCTTACGGCCACCTGGGGCGAGGGCGGCAACGCGGGCGGCGAGCCGTTCGAGGTCAGCCCTGACGCCGAGGGGTACGAAACCATCACCAACGCCGACGCGGCCACCGACGCAGACGGCTATCAGACCATCCCGGACGCGACTGCCACGGCGGACAGCGAGGGGTACGAGACGGTGGAGAGGAGCAGCTAA
- a CDS encoding DUF3006 domain-containing protein produces MTPDTPEPDLAGTLTVDAIEGRYARVEREDGSTEDWSLASLPCGVQEGDVIRLTVIDGDLDIEIDHAETQRRRASAQAQLDALNQAAPSGELDL; encoded by the coding sequence ATGACCCCCGACACCCCTGAACCCGACCTGGCTGGCACCCTGACCGTGGACGCCATCGAGGGCCGCTACGCCCGCGTCGAGCGGGAGGATGGCAGCACCGAGGACTGGTCCCTGGCCTCCCTGCCCTGCGGTGTGCAGGAGGGCGACGTCATCCGCCTGACTGTCATCGACGGCGACCTGGACATTGAGATTGACCACGCCGAAACCCAGCGCCGCCGCGCCTCCGCTCAAGCCCAACTCGACGCCTTGAACCAGGCGGCTCCCAGCGGGGAGTTGGACCTGTGA